GCAGCAAGCGGCTCACCACCAGCGTGCGGTCGCTCACCGGTCGCGGCAACAGGATGTAATTATCGCGCGGATCGATCAATACGTAAGAAAAATCCGTGATCAGCGTAATGCACATCGTGAGCAGGTACGCCGAAAACCACAGGAACGCCTGCAGCCGCGCATCGGTGGTTACGCTGAAAACGGACAGGTATATCATCCCGATCAGCAACGACAGCACCATCGTGTAGATGGCGCTGTTGCGCACGGGCTTCGTACTTTGCCGGGAACCGCGGTTGTAAACGTTCGGCCGCCGGTCGTCGATCATGAGCTTGGTGTACAGAATATTCCGCAACTGCGCCACGTCCACACCCAGCGCGCGCCACAAAGGGTTCAGCCACCCCACCATCACCAGCATCATCTTATTCATGTACGAGGGGTTTTATTGCCCGAGGGCGTTGATGAATTGATCCGCCTGCTCGCTCAGCTGCTGCTTGCCGGTAAGCCGGGCAAACACCTGCTCGAGGGTTTCGCCTTCCTGCTGCTGCAACTGCCGGAATGTACCGTCGGCCACGATGCGGCCTTCGTCGATCAGCACGATCCTGTCAGCCACTTTCTCCACCACGTCCATCATATGCGAGCAATAGAAAATGGTTTTATTTTCTTTCTTGAGCAGCGTAATAATTTCTTTCACGATGATCACCGCATTGGCGTCCAGGCCGGAAAGCGGCTCGTCGAGGATCACGATCTGCGGGTTGTGCAGCAACCCTGAAATAATCAGCACTTTCTGGCGCATCCCTTTGGAAAAAGTGTCCATCCGCTGGTCTTTGTTCTCCAGCAGCCCGAAAGCCTGCAGCATGCGCTGCCCGCGTTCCGCGATAACGGCATCGTCGAGCCCGTACAACTTGCCGGTAAACGAAAGATATTCCATGGGCGTAAGCACTTCATATATCTCCGCATTTTCAGGTACATAACCCGTGAGGGCTTTAACGGCCAGGGTATCGGTGCGGAGGTCATGCCCCAACACGCTCACTTCTCCCTCAAAATCTCCCTGCAGCCCGATGAGAATCTTCACCGTGGTCGACTTACCGGCGCCATTAGGGCCGATGTATCCGATGATTTCGCCCGGACGAACCTCCAGGTTAATGTCTTTCAACACCTGTTTGTTCCCGAAACTTTTGTGCAGGTTCCGTATGGCGATAACTGGTTGCATGTGCATGTGTATGTTTCCGCGGATTGGGTTTAACGGTCCGCTCTTTTTCGAAAATACCGATTCCTGCCCACTGTTGCAAAGGAATGCTGGCGCCGATATGGTGAAAACCGATGGAACGCTGGTACCAGCTGCGGGCATACCGCAACTGGAATTTCTTCACCACCAGTCCCACGCCCATGGAAAAACCGCTCATTCCCCGGCGTTCGGGCAGCGATAATTCCTGTCGGCGAAGATGGTTGTAAGCGCCCGTCAGCTCAATGTATTTCCCAATGTTCCATTGGCCCGCCAGCACGAAATGCCGGAAGAGATTATCGATCCCGCGGCCTCCCGTTCGCAGGGTGTCGCCGTTTTCGATTTGCAATTCATCGCGCAGGTCCGGCCCTTCGTAGCGGATATCGAACTGGTGGAGGTGGTGGATGGTGGCCGACAGCTGGATGGGCACATGTGCGAGCCGTTTCGAAATGCCTATTTGCAGGTCGAAGGGCAGGGTAGCGTTTTCGCCGGGCGCGTATTTGCTGAACTGCGTGCCCATATTGGTGACTACAAGCCCCGCCTGCCAGCCGCGGGCGCTGTCGGAGAACGTAATCCCCACGTCGGCGGCGATACCGGTGGAGCCGTAATCAAAATATTTGCTGCGGATGTATTTGAGGGTGAGGCCGTAGTGCCATTTTTCGAGGTAGCGGCGGGAGGCGGTGAGCTGGAAGGAAAAATCCACCGGGCGAAAGCTCCCCATCACATTCCCCGTAACGTCTGTATGCGGGATGGTGCCGTACCCCACGTACTGGAGGCTCGCCGCGAAACTGGTGCCGATCCCCGGCGCGTATGCCCCGAAAGCCGTGTGCATGTATTTGATACCGCCGTTATAGCCCGCCATGTTCACCTGCAGTTGCCCGCCCATTTCCGGCCGGAGCAACGCGGGATTGAGGAGCGCCGTACTTACATCGCTGCCCAGGATGGCTACGTTGAGCCCGCCCAGCGCGGTGATCTGCGGCGATGGCGGCAGCTCCAGGAAAGCGTACGATTGCCGCCCGCCCAGCAACTGGGCGCCGGCGAAAAGGGGAAGCAACAGCCATATGATCAGGAATCGGAGTTTCACAGGCGCATACGCGATTAGGCGGCAAGTTACAACTTGAAGGGTATAAAAAAGAATAAAGCCACCCTATCACAGATGGCTTTATTCAAACCCTTAAACAATCAACATGCGCTCACTTTTCCAAGTGAACGTTGGTGGCACGGCTGTGTCAGGAGTAACGCACCGTGCGTTTTACCTCTTTAATAACGCAGTTTCGAGCACTTGGTTCATTTCGCGCACATAATGGAATTTCAGCCCCTTGATGTAATCGGGGTTGATATCCGCAATATCTTTTTCGTTCTGCCAGCAAAGGATGATCTCTTTGATACCGGCGCGCTTGGCGGCGAGGATCTTTTCCTTGATACCGCCCACCGGCAACACCTGTCCGCGCAACGTGATCTCTCCCGTCATCGCCAGGTAGGGCTTCACCCTGCGGCCGGTATACACCGACGCCAGGGCCGTAAGCATGGTAATACCCGCACTCGGACCGTCTTTCGGCACCGCCCCTTCCGGAACGTGGACGTGGATGGTCTTTTGCTGGAACGTTTTCGGATCGATTTTATAGTTCAATGCATTCGCCTGCAGCCAGCTGAGCGCCGTCACGGCTGATTCCTTCATCACATTGCCCAGGTTGCCGGTCAGCTTCAGGTCGCCCTTGCCGTCGGACAGGCTGGATTCGATGAACAGGATATCGCCGCCCACGTACGTCCAGGCCAGGCCTACGGCCACGCCGGGAGGATTGCCGGTTTTGTACATCTCATTGCTGTACTTCGGCTTGCCCAGCGCCTGGATCACCCTTTCTTCCGAAACGGCTTCCTTCGGCGTATGGCCCAGCGCCACGTCTTTGGCGAGCGAGCGCATGATGGCGGCAAACTGCCGGTCCAGCTCGCGGACGCCGCTCTCGCGGGTATAATGGGCGATTACTTTTTCGATGACTTTATTGGCGAACGACAATTTCACGTGGGCCAGCCCGTGTGCGTCCTTCTGCTTGGGGATCAGGTGGCGCTTGGCGATCTCTACCTTTTCTTCGATGGAATAACCGCTGAGATCGATGATCTCCAGGCGGTCGCGCAACGCGATGGGTATGGCGCTCAGGTTATTGGCCGTAGCAATGAAGAGGACCTTGCTCAGGTCGTACTCCAGCTCCAGGTAGTTGTCGTAAAACGTGCTGTTCTGTTCGGGATCGAGCACTTCGAGCAATGCGGATGCCGGATCGCCGCGATGGTCGCTGCCGATCTTGTCAATCTCGTCGAGGATCATCACCGGGTTGGATGATTTCACCTTGCGGATCGTTTGCAGGATACGGCCGGCCATGGCGCCGATATAAGTTTTGCGGTGGCCGCGGATTTCGCTTTCATCGTGCAAACCGCCCAGGCTGAGGCGCGCGTATTTGCGGCCGATGGCATTGGCGATCGAGCGCCCCAGCGAGGTTTTACCGATACCCGGAGGCCCTACGAAGCAAAGGATCGGCGATTTCATGTCGCCCTTCAGCTTCAGCACGGCCAGGTATTCGAGAATACGCTCCTTGATCCGGTCCATGCCGTAATGGTCATGATCCAGGACTTTCTTCGCCTTCTTCAGGTCGTAGCTGTCGATGGTATAGTCCTGCCAGGGCAGGTCGAGCATAAGATCGAGGTGATTGTAAACCACCGAATAATCGGGCGTGCTGGGGTGCATGCGCTCCAACTTCTCGATGCCTTTGGTAAAAAGTTCCTTCGCGGCTTCCGGCCATTTCTTGGCTTCCGCCTTGCGCTGCATTTCCTTGATCTCGCGATCATTCGCATCGCCGCCCAGCTCTTCCTTAATGGATTTCATCTGCTGCTGCAGGAAGTAATCGCGCTGTTGTTTATCGAGGTCCTGTTTGGTCTTGTTGTTGATCTTGTTCTTCAGCTCCGCCAGCTGCAGTTCCAGCTGCAACAGTTTCATCAGCAACTCTGCACGTTGGCGGAGATTGCTGATCTCCAGGATGCGCTGCTTCTCTTTCACATCGCTGTTCAGGTTGCTGGCAACGAAGTGGATGAGAAAAGGCGCGTTCTCGATATTTTTCAGAATAATGCTGGCTTCCGAAGGCAGGTGCGGGCTGAGCGCGATGATCTGCGCCGCCAGGTCTTTGATGGAAGAAACGTAAGCGTCGAATTCAGAGTCGTTGGCATCTACCTCATCTGACAGCAATTCGTATTTGGTTTTGAAATACGGGTCTTCCGTCACGATCTCGGTGATCTTAAACCGCTTGCGCCCCTGTATGATGATGGTGGTGCCGCCGTCCGGCATTTTGATGAGCTTTACGATTTTGGCGACGGTGCCCACATCATTGAGGTCGCCCACGCCCGG
Above is a genomic segment from Chitinophaga pollutisoli containing:
- a CDS encoding ABC transporter ATP-binding protein — its product is MQPVIAIRNLHKSFGNKQVLKDINLEVRPGEIIGYIGPNGAGKSTTVKILIGLQGDFEGEVSVLGHDLRTDTLAVKALTGYVPENAEIYEVLTPMEYLSFTGKLYGLDDAVIAERGQRMLQAFGLLENKDQRMDTFSKGMRQKVLIISGLLHNPQIVILDEPLSGLDANAVIIVKEIITLLKKENKTIFYCSHMMDVVEKVADRIVLIDEGRIVADGTFRQLQQQEGETLEQVFARLTGKQQLSEQADQFINALGQ
- the lon gene encoding endopeptidase La — protein: MNTFFLGNTEEEMEFMPIIPLNEDGEGQEEDQIPDELALLPLRNTVLFPGVVLPITVGRDKSIKAVNDAYKTDKMIGVVAQKDSNVEEPGVGDLNDVGTVAKIVKLIKMPDGGTTIIIQGRKRFKITEIVTEDPYFKTKYELLSDEVDANDSEFDAYVSSIKDLAAQIIALSPHLPSEASIILKNIENAPFLIHFVASNLNSDVKEKQRILEISNLRQRAELLMKLLQLELQLAELKNKINNKTKQDLDKQQRDYFLQQQMKSIKEELGGDANDREIKEMQRKAEAKKWPEAAKELFTKGIEKLERMHPSTPDYSVVYNHLDLMLDLPWQDYTIDSYDLKKAKKVLDHDHYGMDRIKERILEYLAVLKLKGDMKSPILCFVGPPGIGKTSLGRSIANAIGRKYARLSLGGLHDESEIRGHRKTYIGAMAGRILQTIRKVKSSNPVMILDEIDKIGSDHRGDPASALLEVLDPEQNSTFYDNYLELEYDLSKVLFIATANNLSAIPIALRDRLEIIDLSGYSIEEKVEIAKRHLIPKQKDAHGLAHVKLSFANKVIEKVIAHYTRESGVRELDRQFAAIMRSLAKDVALGHTPKEAVSEERVIQALGKPKYSNEMYKTGNPPGVAVGLAWTYVGGDILFIESSLSDGKGDLKLTGNLGNVMKESAVTALSWLQANALNYKIDPKTFQQKTIHVHVPEGAVPKDGPSAGITMLTALASVYTGRRVKPYLAMTGEITLRGQVLPVGGIKEKILAAKRAGIKEIILCWQNEKDIADINPDYIKGLKFHYVREMNQVLETALLKR
- the porQ gene encoding type IX secretion system protein PorQ, yielding MKLRFLIIWLLLPLFAGAQLLGGRQSYAFLELPPSPQITALGGLNVAILGSDVSTALLNPALLRPEMGGQLQVNMAGYNGGIKYMHTAFGAYAPGIGTSFAASLQYVGYGTIPHTDVTGNVMGSFRPVDFSFQLTASRRYLEKWHYGLTLKYIRSKYFDYGSTGIAADVGITFSDSARGWQAGLVVTNMGTQFSKYAPGENATLPFDLQIGISKRLAHVPIQLSATIHHLHQFDIRYEGPDLRDELQIENGDTLRTGGRGIDNLFRHFVLAGQWNIGKYIELTGAYNHLRRQELSLPERRGMSGFSMGVGLVVKKFQLRYARSWYQRSIGFHHIGASIPLQQWAGIGIFEKERTVKPNPRKHTHAHATSYRHTEPAQKFREQTGVERH